From Schistocerca americana isolate TAMUIC-IGC-003095 chromosome 9, iqSchAmer2.1, whole genome shotgun sequence, the proteins below share one genomic window:
- the LOC124551180 gene encoding repetitive proline-rich cell wall protein 1-like, giving the protein MPLYHVPHSTVPHSTVPLYHCTTVPLYHAPHTNVPLYHIPLYHVPLYHGPQYHVPQYHIPLYHVPLYHVPLYQVPWYHIPLYHIPLYHIPLYHIPRTITPLYHVPLYHVPLYHVPLYHCTTFHCTTYHGTTAGSVSDWRVRERTSAVPGTQPRRAATPQLLLLLTSR; this is encoded by the coding sequence ATGCCACTGTACCACGTACCACATTCCACTGTACCACATTCCACAGTACCACTGTACCACTGCACCACTGTACCACTGTACCATGCACCACATACCAATGTACCACTGTACCACATACCACTGTACCATGTACCACTGTACCACGGACCACAGTACCATGTACCACAGTACCACATACCACTGTACCACGTACCACTGTACCACGTACCACTGTACCAAGTACCATGGTACCACATACCACTGTACCACATACCACTGTACCACATTCCACTGTACCACATACCACGTACTATTACACCACTGTACCATGTACCACTGTACCACGTACCACTGTACCACGTACCACTGTACCACTGTACCACATTCCACTGTACCACGTACCATGGCACGACGGCAGGGAGTGTGAGCGACTGGCGAGTGCGCGAGCGGACCTCGGCGGTTCCAGGCACTCAGCCGAGGCGAGCGGCGAcgccacagctgctgctgctgctgacgagTCGGTGA